The DNA region GATTTTTAATTTATGATTTATTCTTGAAAACAAAAAACGAGGCTTGCCATTATCCGGCAAGCCTCGTCATTTATATGTTTATTCATTATGCACATACAATCATACGCCTACCGATTATTCGTCAGGTAATGATGATGGTGATGATGTGCAACAATATTTTTCATACAATTCTTTTGTTTTGATGCGACAAAAGTAAACTATCCGTTTGAAACTTCCAAAGATTTATCACAAAAAGTTTCGTTTTCCTATCATTTTCTTAGTTTACGCTACAAATTACACCGATTTGCACAGATCAATTTATTATGGTATAGAAATGAGGTAAATGATTTTAGCCTATGTATTCAATCTCTTAGACGCAGATGACACGGATGACACGGATTTAAAGGCTGCGCTGTCACATCAATAAATAAAAAATCTGCGTCATCCGTGTCATCCGCGTCTAAAAAATAAATCATCACTTCATTCAAAACCCTCCAATAGTGAGCAAACTTAAATCAGCGGCAGAATCTCCTCCTTCTCCACATCGCAGTGATGAAAGTGCATTTCTTGCTCCGCCTTCTCCTTCGGGAAAGTGAAGTAAGTGCATACCGCCTCCGAGCACACCTCTCCCGCCTCATTATAAAGTTTCGCGTCGATAATCACGATATTCCGCTTTTGCTCACGTATGGAAGCCCTCAACACGACGTGCGAGTCTGTAGTCGACACCGGTTTACGAAAACGAGTTTCCATCTTCGAGGTCACCCCGCTTGTCTGCAACTTACGCACTACCACCCATCCGCAAATTTCATCCAGCAACACCGACTGAATGCCACCATGCAGCGTATTCAGCCAACCCTGATACTCAGGACGCGGCTTCCAAAGGCTTACCACCTCATCGCCATCCTCGTAAAACTCCATTTTCACACCGGACTCATTATTGGGAGCACAACCGAAACAATTGTATCCTTCCAAATCTTTCCACGGGTTAATAATCTTCTTCATACAATTTCGTTTTTATTTTTAATGGGTATGCGGACAACGCGAATAAAGCGGACGAACGCGGATTAATTATAATATGTATATTCACGCTCTTCGTACACCACAGGCACATCGTCTATATACTTAATTCTGATTTTCCAGTTTCCCTGGTTGTCATTATGGAACTTATAGACGTATTTCACTTCTTCAGTTTGCCCTTCCGGACGCTCTGTTCCGGAAATCAGTTCCCCTTTGGTATTGTACCGGTACGTATGCTGGCTTTGAGGTGTACCATCCGGTGAAAGATATTCCTCGAACACTACACGCCCCTGAAAATTATAGCCTCTCCGGACAGAGCCAACCGGATCAACTCCTTCGGGTTGCAACAGCACTTTCCGCTCTATTTGCTGCCCATAGGAATCATACATATAACGGAACTCACTGCATTTTGTTCCATTCGTCAGGTAACCGGCTTCCTGTACCATATTACCTTCTATGTCGTAGCGAAATATATCCCGTTGCATAATTTCACCCTTATCATCCAGTATCGAACAATGTCTGAGACGCCCTTCTTTATCATATCCATAATTCTTGTTTACCGTCAGTACCCCCGCCGGTGTATAATGGTTTTCTTTCAACAAATTCCCATTTTCATCATATTCATACTGAATCTTTTCCCGGCATCCCCCCGCTTCTGTGAACCGTTCTTCTTTCATTTTCCGTCCGTTTTCACCAAACTCGTAAACAAAGAACTGTCCTTTCTTCTCTCCCTTATCCACAGCCTGCGGACCTTTGGCGATAGCAACGTACGACCTTTGCTGTACCTTCTTCACTTTACCGCGCAGGGGTATTTTCTCCCAGTCATTTCCACCGTCTGCATACTCTATATCTCTACGGATAATGAAATTCGGTTCTCCATACTCATTGCAACCTTCAAAACGCTCTGTCCAGTTACCCGCTTCATCTATCTTCCGAATCGGATTCTTCTGATTATCCTCTTTTACCACCCGCATCTTCCCAAACCGTAGTGCGCCCATTCTTTTCAGAGTCAGTGTATCCCAACTTTCAACCCGGTATTCTCCCACACGTTCCATATTTCCATCCGGACCATCTATCAGGATTACTTTCTCCGGCATTCCCTCCGCATTGTACAACACTTGTCTGCCCCATGACCTATTTTTCACATAGTCTTTGGAGTACTTTTTCAGTACCTTTCCCGCTTCATCGTACAACGCAGAAACAATCTGAAGCGTATCTTCCTGCCCGTTCATAGAGACAATGCTATTCAGACGCCCCTTTTCATCGTACGTATAATTCCAGCAATCGCTGACTCCCCTGTCCGCAGTCGCATAAATCTCGCGCGACACCTGTCCGGCAGGGTTATACACATACACCAGCTTACCATGCGGACTGCCATCCGGCTTCAGCCTGTTCTCTACCATCGTACGGCCTTTGCTGTCATACTTCACGAATGTGATATAATCCACCACCTTACCGGTCACCCACACAGTGTCCTTCAGTAGCGGCTCATACACCACCGTACGTATGTTTTTAATGCCCGGCTGATCCTGGGCGCGAAGTGCAGTCGAACCAGCTGCCAACAGAAGAAGCAAACCCAATATTTTACATCTCTCAGAAATAAATCGGTATCTCATATTCAATAGTGTTTTTCAATATGTTGCCACAAATGTAACAATACTTCGGCACGCACAAAAAAAGGCGGGGAGTTTTTTACTCCCGCGCCTCCGCTTTTACTTCAAAACAAGAATGATGGACTAATTTCTACAATCCTATTCAATTTCTTCATTCCGAGCATTCCAAACTAACAGTGCCAACAATACTGATAATACCGCCGCACCGATCCAAAACCAATTGATATACGTAAAATCATAAACATCCGCCCCATTCACTACCGTTTTGTTTCCTTCTATCAACACACCGCTCATCACATCTTGCAATCCGGCACCTATGTAACTGGCAACCCCCACTACTCCCAGTGCCGCACCTGAAGCATTACGCGGAGCAATATCGACCGCCATCAGTCCACCCAGGAAGCACAGTAACACACCAATACTTGTTCCAAATAAAATCATAGCCGTCACATCTACCCAAGTATGTGTATCAGGAACGAGTAAAAACAGACACAAAGCGGCTACATTCATTAATCCAAAAATCAATGCAGGCACATTGCGACGCCCTCCGAACAGTTTATCCGATATGAATCCGGAAAAGACTGTACCAACAATGCCGCAAACCGAATTGATCGAAATAATAAAGCTGGCATCCAAAGTAGTATATCCCTTCTCCGCCTCCAGATAAAACACTCCCCAACTATTCACTGCATAACGGCTGATGTACATAAAAGCACTGGACAAAGCCAGTATCCAGATAGCAGGCATCAACAAAACCTGTTTTTGCGCTTTATTATAATCAGCTGCTTCCGCAGCATTCATTTCTTTTTTCTCTCTCGGCTGATTCACCGCCGGCAGGCCTTCACTCTGCGGAGTATCATGAAGGAAATGCCATATAATCAATGCTCCGATAAGCCCCACGAGACCTGCGCCCAGAAAACCATACCTCCATCCCAGAACACTAACCACAGAAGCAACGATGATGAAAGTCAAAGCCTCTCCTATGTTATGACTGGCAGACCAAAATCCATAGAAAGATCCACGCTCTTTATCACTAAACCAACGGGAAAGCCCCACTACACACGAAGCAGCTCCCATAGACTGGAACCAACCACTAATCCCCCAAAGAATGGCAAACAAGATAAATGAATTGGTAAATCCCAAACACAGATTAACCAATGCAGTAACCAATAAACCGGTAGTCATGAAGCGGTTTATATTGCTACGATCAGCGAGAAATCCATTTGCAAATTTTCCGATTGCATAAGTAAAGAAAAGCACAGAACCAATAATTCCTAATTCAGTTTCCGAAAAAATTCCCTCATCCACAATAGGCTTCTTCATTACATTCAGGCTCAACCGACAGACATAATACAAACCATACCCAAAGGTTGCAGCCAAAAAAGTAGACCATTGCAAATGCTTCAACCGTTTCTTCTGTTTGGACAAAGACTCTCCGTTACAAGGTCTCGGCATTGAGACCCTGTAAAAATTAATAATATATTTCAGCATATTCTTGTGAGGTTAATCGTGAAGCTTCTTTGCTTTCAGATATTCCAGTAATAGTGCAGGACGATCTGTCTGAATCAGTTTAGCTCCTTGTCCAATGATCCATCCCCAACTCTCCCCCGGTTGTTTCAACTCTACAGCAAGATCATCATCATGACCACCACAAAGTTCCGGCCACAAACTATTTATAAAAATCTTAGCACCACTATCACGTACTTTCTTTATCAGTCTCTGCACCTCCGGACCGTCATTATCAAATACCAATTCAAAAGCCTGGGGTTTCATGTGTTCTAAATAACCGTCAACAACCGCTTCTGCACCTTCCTTGTGTAAATCGATCACAGGCATAAAAATCATCTTATCCAACACTTCACCATTCTCAGCTTTCACCTGATCATAAGGGAGCCCGGCTTTCATTATACACTGATGCACAGTACCTGTTTTTTCAAGAATAACGTATGCCTCTTTAAAATAATCATACCCTTTATCCACATTCACCATGATTTTGCCTTTACATAACTTCATCACTTCTTCAAAAGTAGGTATCAAGTGACGAGTTTTATGTCCGGCCCCATTTCTCATACGGAACTGATGCAACTCTTCCAACGTATAATCTTCCGGTTTACCTTTACCCGTAGTAGTACGGTCAATAGTTTTATCATGCATCAAAACAAGATGCCCATCTTTAGTACGCTTCAAATCAATTTCAACCATATCCACTCCCATATCAATGCAATTTTGAATGGCTTGCAATGAGTTTTCCGGAGCATTACGCCAATCTGCACGGTGCGAAACCACCAGAATTGATTTTTCAGCGGGTTCATTAAATGCTGTATGAATCCGTTCAGCAGGATTTTGTCCCCATAAAGCAACTGTACACAGCAATAAGAGGCAACTCAATAAAAATAGATTCCTTCTCATAAATTTTATTGTTTATTTTACACATTCAAATAGATTCGATTCATAGATGACATAGCTTTCGGATATAGGAACCGCATCATCAAAAACATAGATACGATATTTGTTACCTCCCGGATATACACGTACCATTATATGTCCCTGATGGGATGCCATTCTGTCAACCAAATCACCGATAACAATTTTAGTAGCCGGATGCATATTCGTGGAAAATATCTTTCTCTCTTCCTGATAAATTTCTTTAGAAAACAGACGATACAACACCGTATGATTAGGATGCAGAGCATCCCAAGTAGACATTATGACATTCTGAGGTGATAAATTCCGGAGAAAATTTTCATTAGTCCCGTCCTCATTGCCATGATGATTTAAAACCGCCACTTCTACCTTACCTACCACATCTGAAACCGGAGTCTCAATATCATGCCATTTAGGACGTCCCGGACGAGGAAAACCAGGAATATCCCCTCCTGTATAGTAATCAAATGCACCGTAACTCAACTTTATCACACAGCTATACATATTTTCTCTGGGCATTTCACTTTTTGAATAGTTGCTCTTATCTGAAAATAATGAGGTAACTCCTGTATCTCCATCCCAAACCCTACCATTAG from Bacteroides sp. MSB163 includes:
- a CDS encoding PaaI family thioesterase, with translation MKKIINPWKDLEGYNCFGCAPNNESGVKMEFYEDGDEVVSLWKPRPEYQGWLNTLHGGIQSVLLDEICGWVVVRKLQTSGVTSKMETRFRKPVSTTDSHVVLRASIREQKRNIVIIDAKLYNEAGEVCSEAVCTYFTFPKEKAEQEMHFHHCDVEKEEILPLI
- a CDS encoding MFS transporter, producing the protein MLKYIINFYRVSMPRPCNGESLSKQKKRLKHLQWSTFLAATFGYGLYYVCRLSLNVMKKPIVDEGIFSETELGIIGSVLFFTYAIGKFANGFLADRSNINRFMTTGLLVTALVNLCLGFTNSFILFAILWGISGWFQSMGAASCVVGLSRWFSDKERGSFYGFWSASHNIGEALTFIIVASVVSVLGWRYGFLGAGLVGLIGALIIWHFLHDTPQSEGLPAVNQPREKKEMNAAEAADYNKAQKQVLLMPAIWILALSSAFMYISRYAVNSWGVFYLEAEKGYTTLDASFIISINSVCGIVGTVFSGFISDKLFGGRRNVPALIFGLMNVAALCLFLLVPDTHTWVDVTAMILFGTSIGVLLCFLGGLMAVDIAPRNASGAALGVVGVASYIGAGLQDVMSGVLIEGNKTVVNGADVYDFTYINWFWIGAAVLSVLLALLVWNARNEEIE
- a CDS encoding glycerophosphodiester phosphodiesterase family protein, coding for MRRNLFLLSCLLLLCTVALWGQNPAERIHTAFNEPAEKSILVVSHRADWRNAPENSLQAIQNCIDMGVDMVEIDLKRTKDGHLVLMHDKTIDRTTTGKGKPEDYTLEELHQFRMRNGAGHKTRHLIPTFEEVMKLCKGKIMVNVDKGYDYFKEAYVILEKTGTVHQCIMKAGLPYDQVKAENGEVLDKMIFMPVIDLHKEGAEAVVDGYLEHMKPQAFELVFDNDGPEVQRLIKKVRDSGAKIFINSLWPELCGGHDDDLAVELKQPGESWGWIIGQGAKLIQTDRPALLLEYLKAKKLHD